From the Desulforhopalus sp. genome, one window contains:
- a CDS encoding inorganic phosphate transporter: MLDIPLLLVVIVVVALVFDFTNGVHDCANAIATVVTTKVLAPRTAVIMAAVLNLVGALLGSAVANTLGKGIVNTDIVMGSQILVLAALIGAIAWNLLTWYFGFPSSSSHALIGGLIGAAVAHSGMASLNGASIFTKVILPLIFSPLAGFAVSYGMTMMLQFMLSRADRKTVNQRIQKVRILSAAFMATSHGLNDAQKTMGVITLALFLFHQIGSIEVPFWVKLSCALAMGLGTAMGGWKIIKTMGSRITKLEMVQGLAAETSASLIITGASMFGAPISTTHTITACIFGVGSSKRLSAVRWELAANLALAWVVTIPAAAIVAGLFYFILHACGVGQ, encoded by the coding sequence ATGCTTGATATCCCTTTGCTTCTTGTTGTCATAGTTGTTGTCGCATTGGTTTTTGACTTTACCAATGGTGTGCATGACTGCGCCAATGCCATAGCCACCGTGGTTACCACCAAGGTGCTGGCGCCACGAACGGCGGTTATCATGGCGGCGGTGTTGAACCTTGTCGGGGCGCTTCTCGGAAGCGCGGTTGCCAATACCCTCGGTAAGGGCATCGTCAATACCGATATTGTCATGGGCAGTCAGATCCTGGTGCTTGCCGCCCTCATCGGGGCCATCGCCTGGAACCTGCTGACCTGGTATTTCGGCTTTCCATCCTCATCTTCTCATGCCCTCATCGGCGGCTTGATCGGTGCGGCGGTTGCCCATTCCGGCATGGCCAGTCTCAATGGCGCGAGTATCTTCACCAAGGTCATTCTGCCCTTGATCTTTTCGCCCCTGGCCGGATTCGCCGTCAGCTACGGCATGACCATGATGCTGCAATTCATGCTGAGCCGGGCCGATCGCAAGACCGTCAATCAGAGGATTCAAAAGGTCCGAATCCTATCGGCGGCCTTCATGGCCACCAGCCATGGTTTAAACGACGCCCAGAAGACCATGGGGGTTATCACCCTGGCACTGTTTCTTTTTCATCAAATCGGCAGTATCGAGGTGCCGTTTTGGGTAAAATTGTCCTGCGCCCTGGCCATGGGGCTCGGCACGGCGATGGGCGGCTGGAAAATCATCAAGACCATGGGCAGCCGGATCACTAAGCTTGAGATGGTGCAAGGTCTGGCCGCTGAGACCTCAGCCTCTCTGATCATCACCGGCGCCTCGATGTTTGGTGCCCCCATCTCCACGACCCACACCATCACCGCCTGCATTTTCGGGGTCGGTTCAAGTAAGCGCCTGTCGGCGGTCCGCTGGGAGCTTGCCGCCAATCTGGCCCTTGCCTGGGTGGTGACCATTCCTGCGGCGGCTATCGTCGCCGGTCTCTTTTATTTTATCCTCCATGCCTGCGGCGTTGGCCAGTGA
- a CDS encoding DUF47 family protein, producing MVFTLFPKSIRFFDLLIQQNEILKDVASELSRLFSDYTAIDENYKRITLKEEEGDELCREIARQLSGSFITPIDREDIYRISLAQEDSINVLKSIATRTHVSGFSRIRFPAKKMLENISLMAISTGRLISALQGKEEVGPLVREGKDLKLECEMLLSTGLSELQDGVITEISGVVEIIKWIQIYDRIEQVTERIDDLVDAIEEVVLKNA from the coding sequence ATGGTATTTACACTTTTCCCCAAATCGATCCGATTCTTTGATCTGCTTATTCAGCAAAATGAAATTCTTAAGGATGTGGCCAGCGAGCTGAGCCGGCTATTCAGCGACTATACCGCTATAGATGAGAACTACAAGCGCATAACCCTCAAGGAAGAGGAGGGAGATGAACTCTGTCGGGAGATTGCCCGGCAGCTTTCCGGGTCGTTTATTACCCCGATTGATCGTGAGGATATTTACCGCATCAGCCTTGCCCAGGAAGATTCGATTAATGTCTTGAAAAGCATCGCCACCCGAACCCATGTGTCGGGGTTTAGCCGGATACGCTTTCCCGCCAAGAAAATGCTGGAAAACATCAGCCTCATGGCCATTTCCACCGGAAGGCTGATCTCGGCGCTGCAGGGCAAGGAGGAAGTGGGGCCTCTGGTTCGGGAAGGCAAGGATCTTAAGCTGGAGTGCGAGATGCTGCTCAGCACCGGTCTTTCGGAGCTCCAGGACGGGGTTATCACCGAGATAAGCGGGGTCGTTGAAATCATCAAATGGATACAGATATACGACCGTATCGAACAGGTCACCGAACGGATCGACGATCTGGTGGATGCCATCGAAGAAGTTGTACTGAAAAATGCTTGA